The following are from one region of the Escherichia sp. E4742 genome:
- the pmrR gene encoding LpxT activity modulator PmrR, with translation MKNRIYERLTTVFSVLVVSSFLYIWFATY, from the coding sequence ATGAAAAACCGTATTTATGAACGTTTAACTACCGTGTTCAGCGTGCTGGTAGTCAGCAGCTTTCTCTATATCTGGTTTGCCACGTACTGA
- a CDS encoding diguanylate cyclase regulator RdcB family protein, with amino-acid sequence MTKTLLDGPGRVLESVHPRFLVDLALGDDTRHPQAHQQQFRERLIQEILARTQLQTWANAGMLNAPLSLRLALVEKLAAMLDPGHLALTQIAQYLALLQKRDLRPQSAFPELQQQITALYEWFSARCHWKEKALTQRGLLVQAGEQSEQIFTRWHAGAYDSWSLPGRCFIVLEELRWGAFGDACRLGSPQAAALLLDDLRVKATQYLAESINAAPTTRHYYHQWFTSSTALSSVEHADFLGWLGKWSDADKQPVCWSVTQRWQTVAVGMPRLCSAQRLVEAMVEEIFSVNHV; translated from the coding sequence TTGACAAAGACGTTACTGGACGGCCCAGGTCGCGTGCTGGAGTCGGTTCATCCCCGCTTTTTAGTGGATCTGGCGCTGGGCGATGATACTCGCCATCCGCAAGCCCATCAGCAGCAGTTTCGTGAACGACTGATCCAGGAGATCCTTGCTCGCACACAGCTTCAGACGTGGGCGAATGCCGGAATGTTAAATGCGCCGCTTAGTCTACGCCTGGCATTGGTGGAAAAACTGGCGGCAATGCTTGACCCCGGTCATCTGGCGTTGACACAGATCGCACAATATCTGGCGTTACTGCAAAAAAGGGATCTCCGCCCACAATCCGCTTTCCCGGAACTCCAGCAGCAAATTACCGCTTTATATGAGTGGTTTTCAGCCCGTTGTCACTGGAAGGAAAAAGCCTTAACGCAACGAGGGTTACTGGTGCAGGCGGGCGAACAGAGCGAGCAAATTTTTACTCGCTGGCATGCCGGTGCGTATGACAGTTGGTCGCTGCCTGGACGTTGTTTCATCGTTCTGGAAGAGCTGCGTTGGGGGGCGTTTGGCGATGCCTGCCGTCTGGGAAGTCCGCAAGCGGCAGCGTTGTTGCTTGATGATTTGCGCGTGAAAGCGACGCAATACCTGGCTGAAAGTATCAACGCAGCACCGACTACTCGTCATTATTACCACCAGTGGTTCACATCATCTACAGCTCTAAGTAGTGTGGAACATGCTGACTTTTTAGGTTGGTTGGGTAAGTGGTCCGATGCAGATAAACAGCCCGTTTGCTGGTCGGTGACTCAACGTTGGCAAACTGTCGCGGTGGGGATGCCACGGCTTTGTTCAGCACAACGTCTGGTGGAGGCCATGGTCGAGGAAATCTTCTCTGTAAATCACGTGTAA
- the proP gene encoding glycine betaine/L-proline transporter ProP: protein MLKRKKVKPITLRDVTIIDDGKLRKAITAASLGNAMEWFDFGVYGFVAYALGKVFFPGADPSVQMVAALATFSVPFLIRPLGGLFFGMLGDKYGRQKILAITIVIMSISTFCIGLIPSYASIGIWAPILLLICKMAQGFSVGGEYTGASIFVAEYSPDRKRGFMGSWLDFGSIAGFVLGAGVVVLISTIVGEENFLDWGWRIPFFIALPLGIIGLYLRHALEETPAFQQHVEKLEQGDREGLQDGPKVSFKEIATKHWRSLLTCIGLVIATNVTYYMLLTYMPSYLSHNLHYSEDHGVLIIIAIMIGMLFVQPVMGLLSDRFGRRPFVILGSVALFALAIPAFILINSNIIGLIFAGLLMLAVILNCFTGVMASTLPAMFPTHIRYSALAAAFNISVLIAGLTPTLAAWLVESSQDLMMPAYYLMVVAVVGLITGVTMKETANQPLKGATPAASDLQEAKEILVEHYDNIEQKIEDIDHEIADLQAKRSRLVQQHPRIDE, encoded by the coding sequence ATGCTGAAAAGGAAAAAAGTAAAACCGATTACCCTTCGTGACGTCACTATTATTGATGACGGTAAACTGCGCAAAGCCATTACCGCAGCATCGCTGGGTAATGCAATGGAATGGTTCGATTTTGGTGTTTATGGTTTTGTTGCCTACGCGTTAGGTAAGGTCTTTTTCCCGGGGGCAGACCCCAGCGTGCAGATGGTTGCTGCACTTGCCACCTTCTCCGTTCCCTTTCTGATTCGACCGCTTGGCGGGCTCTTCTTCGGTATGTTGGGCGATAAATATGGTCGCCAGAAGATCCTTGCGATCACCATTGTGATTATGTCGATCAGTACGTTCTGTATTGGATTAATACCGTCCTACGCCTCTATTGGTATTTGGGCACCGATTCTGTTGTTGATCTGTAAGATGGCGCAAGGGTTCTCGGTGGGGGGTGAATATACCGGGGCGTCGATATTTGTTGCGGAATACTCTCCTGACCGTAAACGCGGCTTTATGGGCAGTTGGCTGGATTTCGGTTCTATTGCCGGGTTTGTGCTGGGTGCGGGCGTGGTAGTGTTAATTTCGACCATCGTCGGCGAAGAAAACTTCCTCGACTGGGGCTGGCGTATTCCGTTCTTTATCGCTCTGCCTTTAGGGATTATCGGGCTTTACTTGCGCCATGCGCTGGAAGAGACGCCTGCTTTCCAGCAACATGTTGAGAAACTGGAGCAGGGCGACCGGGAAGGTCTGCAGGATGGTCCGAAAGTCTCGTTTAAAGAGATTGCTACCAAACACTGGCGCAGTCTGTTGACGTGTATTGGCCTGGTGATTGCCACCAACGTCACTTACTACATGCTGCTGACCTATATGCCGAGTTATTTGTCGCATAACCTGCACTACTCCGAAGACCACGGAGTGCTGATTATTATCGCCATTATGATTGGTATGCTGTTTGTGCAACCGGTGATGGGGCTGCTTAGTGACCGTTTTGGCCGTCGTCCGTTTGTGATCCTCGGTAGTGTTGCGCTGTTTGCGCTGGCGATCCCGGCGTTCATCCTGATTAACAGTAATATCATCGGCCTGATTTTCGCCGGGTTGTTGATGCTGGCAGTGATCCTTAACTGCTTTACGGGTGTTATGGCCTCAACGCTGCCAGCGATGTTCCCGACGCATATCCGTTACAGTGCGCTGGCGGCGGCATTTAATATTTCGGTGCTGATTGCCGGTCTGACGCCAACGCTGGCGGCCTGGCTGGTCGAAAGCTCGCAGGATCTGATGATGCCCGCCTATTATCTGATGGTCGTGGCGGTGGTTGGTTTAATCACCGGCGTAACCATGAAAGAGACGGCGAATCAGCCATTGAAAGGTGCGACGCCAGCGGCGTCAGATTTACAGGAAGCGAAGGAAATTCTTGTCGAGCATTACGATAATATTGAGCAAAAAATCGAGGATATTGACCACGAGATTGCCGATTTGCAGGCGAAACGTTCTCGCCTGGTGCAGCAACATCCGCGTATTGATGAGTAA
- the basR gene encoding two-component system response regulator BasR, which yields MKILIVEDDTLLLQGLILAAQTEGYACDGVTTARMAEQSLEAGHYSLVVLDLGLPDEDGLHFLARIRQKKYTLPVLILTARDTLTDKIAGLDVGADDYLVKPFALEELHARIRALLRRHNNQGESELIVGNLTLNMGRRQVWMGGEELILTPKEYALLSRLMLKAGSPVHREILYNDIYNWDNEPSTNTLEVHIHNLRDKVGKARIRTVRGFGYMLVANEEN from the coding sequence ATGAAAATTCTGATTGTTGAAGACGATACACTGTTATTGCAGGGACTGATTCTGGCGGCACAAACGGAAGGCTACGCCTGCGACGGCGTCACGACCGCGCGGATGGCGGAACAAAGCCTTGAGGCCGGTCATTACAGCCTGGTGGTACTGGATTTAGGGTTACCTGACGAAGATGGACTGCATTTTCTCGCCCGTATCCGGCAGAAAAAATACACCCTGCCGGTGCTGATCCTCACCGCCCGCGACACTCTGACCGACAAAATCGCCGGGCTGGATGTCGGTGCCGACGACTATCTGGTGAAGCCTTTTGCGCTGGAAGAGTTACACGCCCGTATCCGCGCCCTGCTACGACGCCATAATAATCAGGGCGAAAGTGAACTGATTGTTGGCAATCTGACGCTGAATATGGGGCGCCGTCAGGTATGGATGGGCGGTGAAGAGTTGATTCTGACACCGAAAGAATATGCTCTGCTGTCGCGGTTGATGCTCAAAGCGGGCAGTCCGGTACATCGGGAAATTCTCTACAACGACATCTATAACTGGGACAATGAACCCTCGACCAACACCCTGGAAGTGCATATCCACAATCTGCGCGACAAAGTGGGCAAAGCCCGTATCCGCACCGTGCGCGGCTTTGGCTATATGCTGGTCGCGAATGAGGAAAACTAA
- the pmrB gene encoding two-component system sensor histidine kinase PmrB: MSLMRFLRRPISLRQRLILTIGAILLVFELISVFWLWHESTEQIQLFEQALRDNRNNDRHIMREIREAVASLIVPGVFMVSLTLFICYQAVRRITRPLAELQKELEARTADNLTPIAIHSATLEIESVVSALNDLVSRLTSTLDNERLFTADVAHELRTPLAGVRLHLELMAKTHHIDVAPLVARLDQMMESVSQLLQLARAGQSFSSGNYQHVKLLEDVILPSYDELSTMLDQRQQTLLLPESAADITVQGDATLLRMLLRNLVENAHRYSPQGSNIMIKLQEDGGAVMAVEDEGPGIDESKCGELSKAFVRMDSRYGGIGLGLSIVSRITQLHHGQFFLQNREETSGTRAWVRLKKDQYVANQI; the protein is encoded by the coding sequence TTGAGTCTGATGCGTTTTCTGCGCCGACCAATATCGCTGCGCCAAAGGCTGATATTGACCATCGGGGCCATTCTGTTGGTGTTTGAGCTGATCAGCGTCTTCTGGCTATGGCATGAAAGTACCGAGCAGATTCAGCTATTTGAGCAGGCGTTACGCGACAATCGCAACAACGATCGCCACATCATGCGTGAGATCCGCGAAGCGGTTGCCAGCCTGATTGTCCCCGGCGTGTTTATGGTCAGCCTGACGCTATTCATCTGCTATCAGGCGGTACGGCGCATCACCCGTCCACTGGCGGAGTTGCAAAAAGAGCTGGAAGCGCGTACCGCCGACAACTTAACGCCCATTGCCATTCACAGTGCCACCCTCGAAATCGAATCGGTGGTTTCAGCTTTGAACGATCTGGTATCTCGCCTGACCAGCACGCTAGATAACGAACGGTTGTTTACCGCTGACGTCGCTCACGAACTGCGAACGCCGCTGGCGGGGGTACGTTTGCATCTGGAGTTGATGGCGAAAACGCATCACATTGATGTAGCGCCGTTAGTGGCGCGGCTTGATCAGATGATGGAGAGCGTCTCCCAGTTGTTACAACTGGCGCGTGCGGGTCAGTCATTTTCATCCGGTAATTATCAGCATGTAAAACTGCTGGAAGATGTGATCCTGCCCTCCTATGACGAACTCAGCACCATGCTCGACCAGCGTCAACAAACTTTGCTGTTACCAGAGAGCGCCGCTGACATCACTGTTCAGGGCGACGCGACCCTGCTGCGGATGTTATTGCGAAACCTGGTGGAAAACGCCCATCGTTACAGCCCACAAGGCAGCAACATTATGATTAAGCTGCAAGAAGATGGCGGTGCGGTAATGGCGGTTGAAGATGAAGGACCAGGTATTGATGAGAGTAAATGCGGGGAATTAAGCAAAGCGTTTGTACGAATGGACAGCCGTTATGGCGGAATTGGTCTGGGATTAAGTATTGTCAGCCGCATCACGCAGTTACATCACGGGCAGTTTTTCCTGCAAAACCGGGAAGAAACCTCGGGCACGCGTGCCTGGGTACGGCTGAAGAAAGATCAGTACGTGGCAAACCAGATATAG
- the adiC gene encoding arginine/agmatine antiporter, with product MSSDADAHKVGLIPVTLMVSGNIMGSGVFLLPANLASTGGIAIYGWLVTIIGALALSMVYAKMSFLDPSPGGSYAYARRCFGPFLGYQTNVLYWLACWIGNIAMVVIGVGYLSYFFPILKDPMVLTITCVVVLWIFVLLNIVGPKMITRVQAVATVLALIPIVGIAVFGWFWFHSETYMAAWNVSGQGTFGAIQSTLNVTLWSFIGVESASVAAGVVKNPKRNVPIATIGGVLIAAVCYVLSTTAIMGMIPNAALRVSASPFGDAARMALGDTAGAIVSFCAAAGCLGSLGGWTLLAGQTAKAAADDGLFPPIFARVNKAGTPVAGLIIVGILMTIFQFSSISPNATKEFGLVSSVSVIFTLVPYLYTCAALLLLGHGHFGKARPAYLTITTIAFLYCIWAVVGSGAQEVMWSFVTLMVITAMYALNYNRMHKNPYPLDAPISKD from the coding sequence ATGTCTTCGGATGCTGACGCTCACAAAGTGGGCTTAATCCCCGTCACCCTGATGGTGTCGGGGAATATTATGGGGTCAGGGGTTTTTCTGTTACCTGCAAACCTGGCCTCGACAGGCGGGATAGCCATATATGGTTGGTTGGTGACGATTATCGGTGCGCTGGCTTTGTCGATGGTCTACGCCAAAATGTCTTTCCTTGATCCCAGCCCTGGCGGTTCATATGCCTACGCGCGCCGCTGCTTTGGCCCTTTCCTCGGGTATCAAACAAACGTTCTCTACTGGCTGGCCTGCTGGATCGGCAATATTGCCATGGTGGTCATTGGCGTGGGGTATTTAAGCTACTTCTTCCCTATCCTCAAAGATCCTATGGTATTAACCATCACCTGTGTGGTGGTGCTGTGGATCTTCGTTCTGCTTAATATCGTCGGTCCAAAAATGATCACCCGCGTGCAGGCTGTCGCCACTGTGCTGGCACTGATCCCCATTGTCGGAATTGCAGTATTCGGCTGGTTCTGGTTCCACAGTGAAACGTATATGGCAGCCTGGAACGTGAGTGGTCAGGGTACTTTCGGTGCGATTCAAAGTACCTTAAACGTCACGTTGTGGTCGTTTATCGGGGTAGAAAGTGCTTCCGTTGCGGCGGGCGTAGTGAAAAACCCGAAACGCAACGTGCCTATCGCCACCATTGGCGGGGTGTTGATTGCCGCCGTCTGCTATGTGCTCTCGACCACTGCAATTATGGGGATGATCCCTAATGCCGCGCTGCGCGTTTCCGCCTCACCTTTTGGCGATGCAGCGCGGATGGCGCTGGGTGATACCGCTGGGGCCATTGTCTCCTTCTGCGCAGCGGCAGGTTGCTTAGGCTCGCTGGGCGGCTGGACACTACTGGCCGGGCAAACGGCGAAAGCGGCTGCCGATGACGGCCTGTTTCCCCCCATTTTTGCCCGCGTTAACAAAGCGGGTACCCCGGTTGCCGGGTTGATTATCGTTGGTATTCTGATGACTATCTTCCAGTTCAGCAGCATCTCGCCAAACGCCACCAAAGAGTTTGGTCTGGTGTCTTCCGTATCGGTGATCTTTACCCTCGTGCCTTATCTGTACACCTGTGCCGCTTTACTGCTTTTAGGTCACGGTCACTTTGGCAAAGCGCGCCCGGCGTACCTGACCATTACGACTATCGCCTTCCTTTACTGTATCTGGGCGGTGGTCGGTTCTGGCGCACAAGAGGTCATGTGGTCATTCGTCACTCTGATGGTAATCACAGCCATGTATGCACTGAACTACAACCGGATGCATAAAAACCCCTATCCTTTAGATGCACCGATCAGTAAAGATTAA
- the eptA gene encoding phosphoethanolamine transferase EptA: MLKRLLKRPSLNLLAWLLLAAFYISICLNIAFFKQVLQALPLDSLHNVLVFLSMPVVAFSVMNIVLTLGSFLWLNRPLACLFILVGASAQYFIMTYGIVIDRSMIANIIDTTPAESYALMTPQMLLTLGLSGVFAALIACWIKIKPANSRLRSVLFRGANILISVLLILLVAALFYKDYASLFRNNKELVKSLSPSNSIVASWSWYSHQRRANLPLVRIGEDAHRNPLMQNEKRKNLTILIVGETSRAENFSLNGYPRETNPRLAKDNVVYFPNTASCGTATAVSVPCMFSDMPREHYKEELAQHQEGVLDIIQRAGINVLWNDNDGGCKGVCDRVPHQNVTALNLPGQCINGECYDEVLFHGLEEYINNLQGDGVIVLHTIGSHGPTYYNRYPPQFRKFTPTCDTNEIQTCSKEQLVNTYDNTLVYVDYIVDKAINLLKEHQDKFTTSLVYLSDHGESLGENGLYLHGLPYAIAPDSQKQVPMLLWLSEDYQKRYQVDQNCLQKQAQTQHYSQDNLFSTLLGLTGVETKYYQAADDILQTCRRVSE, from the coding sequence ATGTTGAAGCGCCTTCTAAAAAGACCCTCTTTGAATTTACTCGCCTGGCTATTGCTGGCTGCTTTTTATATCTCTATCTGCCTGAATATTGCCTTTTTTAAACAAGTGTTGCAGGCGTTACCGCTGGATTCACTGCATAACGTACTGGTTTTCTTATCAATGCCAGTCGTCGCGTTTAGTGTGATGAATATTGTTCTGACGCTAGGCTCTTTCTTATGGCTTAATCGCCCGCTGGCGTGCCTGTTTATTCTGGTCGGCGCGTCGGCGCAATATTTCATCATGACCTATGGCATCGTCATCGACCGCTCGATGATTGCCAATATTATTGATACCACTCCGGCAGAAAGTTATGCGCTGATGACACCACAAATGTTATTAACGCTGGGGTTAAGCGGCGTATTTGCGGCGCTGATAGCCTGCTGGATTAAAATTAAACCCGCCAACTCGCGCCTGCGCAGCGTTCTTTTCCGTGGGGCTAATATCCTGATTTCTGTGCTGCTGATTCTGCTGGTCGCCGCGCTGTTTTATAAAGACTACGCCTCGCTGTTTCGCAACAACAAAGAGCTGGTGAAATCCTTAAGCCCGTCTAACAGCATTGTCGCCAGCTGGTCATGGTATTCCCACCAGCGACGGGCAAATCTGCCGCTGGTGCGCATTGGTGAGGATGCTCACCGCAACCCGTTAATGCAAAACGAGAAACGTAAAAATTTGACCATCCTGATCGTCGGCGAAACCTCGCGGGCAGAGAACTTCTCGCTCAACGGCTACCCGCGTGAAACTAACCCACGGCTGGCGAAAGATAACGTGGTCTATTTCCCAAATACCGCGTCTTGCGGCACGGCAACGGCAGTTTCAGTGCCATGCATGTTCTCGGATATGCCGCGTGAGCATTACAAGGAAGAACTGGCACAGCATCAGGAAGGTGTTCTGGATATCATCCAACGGGCGGGCATTAATGTACTGTGGAATGATAACGATGGCGGCTGTAAAGGCGTCTGCGACCGCGTGCCTCACCAGAACGTCACTGCGCTGAACTTGCCTGGTCAGTGCATCAACGGCGAATGCTATGACGAGGTGCTATTCCACGGGCTGGAAGAGTACATCAATAATCTGCAAGGTGATGGCGTGATTGTATTACACACTATCGGCAGCCACGGCCCGACCTATTACAACCGCTATCCGCCGCAGTTCAGGAAATTTACCCCTACTTGCGACACCAACGAGATCCAAACCTGCTCGAAAGAACAACTGGTAAACACTTACGACAATACACTGGTCTACGTCGACTATATTGTTGATAAAGCGATTAATCTACTGAAAGAACATCAGGATAAATTTACCACCAGCCTGGTTTATCTTTCTGATCACGGTGAATCGTTAGGTGAAAATGGCCTCTATCTGCACGGCCTGCCTTATGCCATCGCCCCGGATAGCCAAAAACAGGTGCCAATGCTGCTGTGGCTGTCGGAGGATTATCAAAAGCGGTATCAGGTTGACCAGAACTGCCTGCAAAAACAGGCACAAACGCAGCACTATTCACAAGACAATTTATTCTCAACCCTGTTGGGATTAACCGGCGTTGAGACGAAGTATTACCAGGCCGCGGATGATATTCTGCAAACATGCAGGAGAGTGAGTGAATGA
- the adiY gene encoding DNA-binding transcriptional activator AdiY has translation MRICSDQPCIVLLTEKDVWLRVNGKEPISLKANHMALLSCENNIIDVSSLNNTLVAHISHNIIKDYLRFLNKDLSKIPVWQRSATPVLALPCLTLDLFRVAAQHSMMPAETESEKERTRALLFTVLSRFLDSKKFLSLMMYMLRNCVSDSVYQIIESDIHKDWNLSMVASCLCLSPSLLKKKLKSENTSYSQIITTCRMRYAVNELMMDGKNISQVSQSCGYNSTSYFISVFKDFYGMTPLHYVSQHRERSVA, from the coding sequence ATGAGGATTTGCAGCGACCAACCTTGTATTGTTTTATTGACTGAAAAAGATGTCTGGTTAAGGGTGAATGGGAAAGAACCTATAAGCCTGAAGGCTAACCACATGGCGTTATTAAGTTGTGAAAATAATATTATTGATGTCTCCTCACTTAATAACACTTTGGTTGCGCATATTAGTCATAACATCATCAAAGATTACCTCCGTTTTCTGAATAAAGATCTCTCAAAAATACCCGTCTGGCAACGAAGCGCCACCCCAGTTCTGGCCTTACCATGCCTGACACTGGACCTCTTTCGCGTCGCCGCTCAACATAGCATGATGCCCGCTGAAACAGAGTCAGAAAAAGAGCGCACTCGTGCATTATTATTCACTGTGCTATCACGTTTTCTCGACAGTAAAAAATTCCTTTCTCTTATGATGTATATGTTACGTAATTGTGTAAGTGATAGCGTTTATCAAATAATTGAAAGCGATATTCATAAAGACTGGAATCTTAGTATGGTAGCCAGCTGTTTATGTCTAAGCCCAAGCTTGTTAAAGAAAAAACTGAAAAGTGAAAACACCAGTTATAGCCAAATAATCACCACCTGCCGTATGCGTTATGCCGTAAATGAATTAATGATGGACGGCAAAAATATCTCACAGGTATCACAATCCTGCGGCTACAACAGCACTTCCTATTTTATATCTGTATTTAAAGACTTCTATGGTATGACGCCTCTCCATTATGTTAGTCAGCACAGAGAACGTTCTGTCGCCTGA
- the crfC gene encoding clamp-binding protein CrfC produces the protein MCTQTIYELSQEAERLLLLSRQQLQLLEKMPLTVPGEVAPPLTLPWSQHNIVERHAMLNNELRKISRLEMVLAIVGTMKAGKSTTINAIVGTEVLPNRNRPMTALPTLIRHTPGQKEPVLHFSHVAPIDRLIQQLQQRLRDYDIKHLTDLLEIDKDMRALMQRIENGVAFEKYYLGAQPIFHCLKSLNDLVRMAKALDVDFPFSAYAAIEHIPVIEVEFVHLAGLESYPGQLTLLDTPGPNEAGQPHLQKMLNEQLARASAVLAVMDYTQLKSISDEEVRAAVMAVGKSVPLYVLVNKFDQQDRNSDDAEQVRALISGTLMKGCVTPGQIFPVSSMWGYLANRARHELASSGRLPDPQQQRWVEDFAHAALGRRWCNADLEDIDHIRHAVEQLWEDSLFEQPVQALLHAAYANASLYALRSASHKLLNYAQQAREYLDFRAHGLTVACELLRQNIHQLEENLQLLQLNQTQVSGEIQHEIELALASANDFLRQQQDQVNAQLAVLFQHDSWPLSEIRTRCETLLQTAQTQISRDFTLRFAELESTLCRVLTDVIRPIEQRVKVALSESGFRPGFEFPVFRSVVPHFNTRQLFSDAISLQEIPDEQVTRLGVVRETFSRWLNQPDWGRSSEKSPTKTVDYSVLQRTLTEEIDLYCQQMAKVLAVQVDDSVTAGMSAFFADFAVCLTELHTRLRESLALRQQNESVVKIMQQQLLQTATTHGWIYTDSQLLRDDIQTLFTAEQY, from the coding sequence ATGTGCACACAGACAATATATGAGTTAAGTCAGGAGGCGGAACGTCTGTTACTGCTTTCCCGACAACAGTTGCAGTTACTGGAAAAAATGCCTCTCACTGTACCTGGAGAAGTGGCGCCGCCTCTAACTTTACCCTGGAGTCAACATAATATCGTCGAGCGCCACGCGATGCTGAATAATGAGCTGCGTAAAATTTCCCGTCTGGAAATGGTACTGGCGATTGTCGGCACTATGAAAGCAGGGAAATCAACCACCATTAATGCCATTGTTGGCACTGAAGTTCTTCCTAATCGCAATCGCCCTATGACTGCGCTGCCAACGCTTATTCGCCATACGCCGGGGCAAAAAGAACCCGTGCTGCATTTTTCACATGTCGCGCCAATTGACCGTTTAATCCAACAATTACAACAGCGCCTGCGTGATTACGATATTAAGCATCTGACCGATCTGCTGGAAATAGATAAAGATATGCGTGCACTTATGCAGCGGATCGAAAATGGCGTCGCTTTCGAAAAATATTACCTGGGCGCCCAGCCTATTTTTCATTGTCTGAAAAGTTTGAATGATTTGGTGCGCATGGCGAAAGCGCTGGACGTTGATTTTCCTTTTTCTGCTTACGCAGCCATCGAACATATCCCAGTGATTGAAGTGGAGTTCGTCCATCTGGCGGGGCTGGAAAGTTATCCGGGGCAGTTAACATTACTGGATACTCCCGGGCCAAACGAAGCCGGGCAACCACATCTGCAAAAAATGCTTAATGAGCAGCTGGCGCGTGCTTCTGCGGTGCTGGCGGTGATGGATTATACGCAACTGAAATCGATCTCCGATGAAGAGGTGCGCGCGGCGGTTATGGCCGTCGGCAAGTCAGTACCGCTGTATGTATTGGTCAATAAATTCGATCAGCAGGATCGTAACAGCGACGATGCCGAACAGGTGCGGGCGCTGATTTCCGGTACGTTGATGAAAGGCTGTGTTACGCCAGGGCAGATATTTCCGGTATCGTCTATGTGGGGCTATCTGGCGAATCGGGCGCGCCATGAGTTAGCTAGCAGCGGCAGGTTGCCCGATCCTCAACAGCAACGTTGGGTGGAGGATTTCGCTCATGCGGCGCTCGGCAGGCGCTGGTGTAACGCGGATCTGGAGGATATCGACCATATTCGCCATGCAGTTGAGCAATTGTGGGAAGACTCGTTATTCGAACAGCCGGTGCAGGCGTTGCTTCATGCCGCGTACGCCAACGCGTCGTTGTACGCTCTGCGTTCTGCCTCGCATAAATTGTTGAATTACGCCCAGCAGGCGCGGGAGTACCTTGATTTTCGCGCCCACGGCCTGACTGTCGCCTGCGAGCTATTGCGGCAAAATATCCACCAACTCGAAGAAAATTTGCAGCTATTGCAACTCAATCAGACGCAGGTGAGCGGTGAGATTCAACATGAAATAGAGCTGGCTCTGGCATCAGCCAACGACTTTTTGCGTCAGCAGCAAGATCAGGTGAATGCCCAGTTAGCCGTGCTGTTTCAACATGATTCGTGGCCATTAAGCGAGATTCGTACTCGCTGCGAGACACTGTTACAGACGGCACAGACCCAAATCAGCCGGGATTTCACGCTGCGTTTTGCTGAACTGGAATCAACCCTTTGCCGGGTACTAACCGATGTTATTCGTCCCATTGAACAACGGGTTAAAGTGGCATTGAGTGAGTCTGGGTTTCGCCCTGGATTTGAGTTTCCTGTTTTTCGCAGCGTGGTTCCCCACTTCAATACTCGCCAGCTATTCAGCGATGCAATATCACTCCAGGAAATACCGGATGAGCAGGTCACCCGTTTAGGTGTTGTACGTGAGACTTTCTCGCGCTGGTTGAATCAACCAGACTGGGGACGGAGTAGTGAGAAATCCCCGACGAAGACCGTTGATTACAGTGTGCTACAACGTACTTTAACCGAAGAAATTGACCTCTATTGCCAACAAATGGCTAAAGTTTTAGCGGTTCAGGTCGATGATTCTGTCACGGCAGGAATGAGCGCATTTTTCGCTGATTTCGCTGTATGTTTGACGGAATTGCACACGCGCTTACGCGAAAGTCTGGCTTTGCGACAGCAAAATGAATCCGTGGTGAAAATTATGCAGCAGCAATTGCTGCAGACTGCAACAACGCACGGCTGGATTTATACGGACTCTCAGTTGTTACGCGATGATATTCAAACTCTTTTCACGGCAGAACAGTATTGA